One genomic segment of Culturomica massiliensis includes these proteins:
- a CDS encoding manganese efflux pump MntP family protein: MGYLTIILIALGLSMDSLAVCISGGIFMKKFCIRKSLKMAFIMGFFQGGMTLLGWALGSKFSSYISDFDHWIAFILLVYLGGKMIYESFRDESSSLSSLSTRTLLTLGIATSIDALAVGVSFAFLKTTILLPTLIIAFTTFFLSLSGVCCGSYFGKIKGFNVELLGGIILVGIGIKILIEHTCFQ, translated from the coding sequence ATGGGATACCTGACGATTATATTAATTGCACTCGGTTTATCGATGGACAGCCTGGCTGTTTGCATCAGCGGTGGTATTTTCATGAAAAAATTCTGTATTCGGAAATCCCTGAAAATGGCTTTTATCATGGGCTTCTTCCAGGGAGGAATGACACTGTTGGGATGGGCACTCGGGAGTAAATTCAGTTCTTACATTTCCGACTTTGACCATTGGATCGCTTTTATCTTATTGGTTTATCTCGGAGGAAAAATGATTTACGAATCCTTTCGGGACGAATCCTCTTCCCTGTCTTCGCTTTCCACCCGGACATTACTCACACTGGGTATCGCAACCAGTATAGATGCTTTGGCTGTCGGAGTCAGCTTTGCATTCCTGAAAACAACCATCCTGTTACCGACTCTGATAATCGCATTTACAACATTTTTCCTTTCCTTGTCCGGTGTTTGTTGCGGTTCCTACTTCGGTAAAATCAAAGGCTTTAACGTCGAATTACTAGGAGGTATCATATTAGTCGGAATCGGGATCAAAATTCTTATCGAGCACACCTGTTTTCAATAA
- a CDS encoding serine dehydratase subunit alpha family protein — translation MYQVTDEQIIEILRQESVPALGCTEPVACALACARCREELGGVPEQIEVWVSGNIYKNGMGVGIPGSGMTGLPIAAALGAVCGKSMYGLEVLKDVSVGDNLEVAKNKVTEGAVSVKMKEDAVDKLYAEAICRKGNDTVRTVIVHAHTNIVSVEKNGETVFKKEYTVDACDKKERPELSVARIWDFIQTVDISRIEFVLQGAEMNKAISNEGLKSAYGLQIGRTLQENIAKGLLEDDLLNNALIQATAASDARMDGCEKPVMTNSGSGNQGITVILPVVVAAERLASTREQLTRALALSNLIAAHIHYYLGHLSALCGILIAGTGSASAITYLMGGDYDKVVNTIKTMCSNLTGMMCDGAKQGCALKVYSGVSAAVQAALLSMKGIRTNNDGIIEDDIEQTIRNVGIIGTAGMEQTDKTILDIMTKKRTNY, via the coding sequence ATGTATCAGGTTACAGATGAACAGATTATAGAGATTTTAAGACAGGAGTCCGTGCCTGCTTTAGGATGCACTGAGCCCGTAGCCTGTGCATTGGCGTGTGCCCGTTGTCGGGAGGAATTAGGAGGAGTTCCGGAACAGATTGAGGTGTGGGTGAGTGGAAATATTTATAAAAACGGGATGGGGGTCGGGATTCCGGGGTCAGGGATGACGGGTTTACCTATAGCGGCGGCCTTGGGCGCTGTATGCGGAAAAAGTATGTATGGCCTAGAGGTGTTGAAAGATGTATCTGTCGGTGATAATTTGGAGGTCGCAAAAAATAAGGTGACGGAAGGGGCTGTTTCCGTGAAAATGAAAGAGGATGCCGTGGACAAGCTGTATGCAGAAGCGATATGCCGGAAGGGGAACGATACGGTGCGGACTGTCATCGTACATGCCCATACGAATATCGTGTCGGTGGAGAAGAACGGAGAGACGGTCTTTAAAAAGGAGTACACGGTAGATGCATGTGATAAAAAGGAACGTCCCGAATTGAGTGTTGCCCGGATATGGGATTTTATACAGACGGTAGATATATCCCGTATCGAGTTTGTATTACAGGGAGCAGAGATGAATAAGGCTATTTCGAACGAGGGGTTGAAGAGTGCTTATGGTTTGCAGATAGGACGTACTTTGCAGGAGAATATTGCTAAGGGACTTTTGGAGGACGATTTGTTGAACAATGCCCTGATTCAGGCGACGGCGGCTTCGGATGCCCGTATGGATGGATGCGAGAAGCCGGTGATGACGAATTCGGGTAGCGGGAATCAGGGAATTACGGTTATTTTACCGGTAGTGGTTGCAGCGGAACGGTTGGCATCGACCCGGGAACAGTTGACGAGGGCATTGGCTTTGAGTAATCTTATAGCAGCCCATATTCATTATTATTTGGGGCATTTATCGGCTTTATGCGGTATCCTGATAGCGGGTACCGGATCGGCTTCTGCTATTACTTATTTGATGGGAGGGGATTATGATAAAGTCGTGAATACAATCAAAACGATGTGTTCGAATTTGACGGGGATGATGTGTGACGGGGCAAAACAAGGATGTGCATTGAAAGTGTATTCCGGCGTATCTGCTGCGGTACAGGCGGCTTTATTGTCGATGAAAGGGATCAGGACAAATAATGACGGTATCATCGAAGACGATATAGAACAAACGATTCGGAATGTCGGTATTATCGGTACTGCGGGAATGGAGCAGACCGATAAAACGATATTGGATATTATGACGAAGAAGAGAACGAACTATTGA
- a CDS encoding sulfatase-like hydrolase/transferase: MKMDLLKLGIVPLAALMAGCAGKAKKGENRPNIIVIMADDLGYGDVSCYGAEEIQTPGIDRLAEEGLRLTNGHCTSATSTPSRFAMLTGMYPWRVGASILPGDAPMLIKEDMPTFPKMLKQAGYATGVVGKWHLGLGNGNLNWNEHIAPSPNDVGFDYSYIMAATNDRVPTVYVRNGDVVNLDPDDPIEVNYRMNFPGEPTGKDNPELLRLHPSVGHNMSITNGIPRIGYMKGGKSALWVDEDMYSVFLEEAKNYVKKHKDEPFFLYYALHQPHVPRLPNIMFAGKSKLGARGDVILEADYCVEEFLKYLDELKLTENTIVIFTSDNGPVLDDGYKDMAEELNGVHRPAGPFAGWKCSPYEGGARIPMIVRWPEKVKAGTTSDALVCQLDFCPSFAALLEQPYEVRDGMNVLDALLGVAKEGRECLVLEGYGIDLWLKEGNWACIPEYTNRRGEVVGARLYDLEADIAQQYNLAEKYPERVKEMTEKLNGIKGY, from the coding sequence ATGAAGATGGATTTATTAAAGTTAGGCATAGTGCCGTTAGCAGCTTTGATGGCCGGTTGTGCCGGGAAGGCCAAGAAGGGAGAAAACAGGCCGAATATCATTGTCATTATGGCCGATGATCTGGGGTATGGTGATGTCAGTTGTTATGGGGCGGAAGAGATCCAGACTCCCGGAATAGACCGTTTGGCGGAGGAAGGTTTGCGTCTGACGAACGGACATTGTACTTCGGCAACCAGTACTCCCAGCCGTTTTGCTATGTTGACGGGGATGTATCCCTGGCGGGTAGGGGCGTCTATATTACCGGGAGATGCTCCGATGTTGATTAAGGAAGATATGCCTACTTTTCCGAAAATGTTGAAACAGGCCGGCTATGCGACGGGAGTGGTCGGCAAATGGCATCTGGGGTTGGGAAATGGTAATTTGAATTGGAATGAGCATATAGCTCCTTCTCCGAATGATGTCGGGTTTGATTATTCTTATATTATGGCGGCTACGAACGACAGGGTACCGACGGTGTATGTAAGGAATGGGGATGTTGTGAATCTGGACCCCGATGATCCGATTGAGGTGAATTACAGAATGAATTTCCCCGGGGAGCCGACGGGTAAGGATAATCCGGAACTTCTCCGGTTGCATCCGAGTGTGGGGCATAATATGTCTATTACCAACGGTATTCCGCGTATCGGTTATATGAAAGGCGGAAAGTCTGCTTTGTGGGTGGACGAAGATATGTACAGTGTATTTTTGGAGGAAGCAAAAAATTATGTGAAAAAACACAAGGATGAGCCTTTTTTCTTGTATTATGCTTTGCATCAGCCGCATGTACCCCGCTTGCCGAATATCATGTTTGCCGGTAAGTCAAAACTGGGGGCCCGGGGGGATGTGATACTGGAGGCTGATTATTGTGTGGAGGAATTTTTGAAATACCTGGATGAATTGAAATTAACGGAGAATACCATTGTCATTTTTACCAGCGATAACGGTCCGGTTTTGGATGACGGTTATAAGGATATGGCGGAGGAATTAAACGGAGTACACCGGCCTGCCGGTCCTTTTGCAGGATGGAAATGTTCGCCTTATGAGGGAGGAGCACGTATCCCGATGATTGTTCGGTGGCCGGAGAAGGTGAAGGCGGGTACGACATCGGATGCTTTGGTATGTCAGTTGGATTTCTGTCCTTCTTTTGCTGCTTTACTGGAGCAGCCTTATGAAGTAAGAGATGGGATGAATGTGTTGGACGCTTTATTGGGAGTTGCGAAGGAAGGACGGGAATGTCTGGTGTTGGAAGGATATGGTATCGATTTGTGGTTGAAGGAAGGGAATTGGGCTTGTATTCCGGAATATACAAACCGGAGAGGTGAAGTTGTCGGAGCGCGGCTCTATGATCTGGAGGCAGATATTGCCCAACAGTATAATTTAGCGGAAAAGTATCCGGAGCGGGTAAAGGAAATGACGGAAAAACTGAATGGAATAAAAGGATACTGA
- a CDS encoding GSCFA domain-containing protein yields the protein MEFRTRVEIETVQSRVDYDSRICMLGSCFAENIGQRLKYYRFRTELNPCGIVYNPMSVANVLKLMLEKYRFTEKDLLYNADKWVSLYHHGCFSAPTKELCLEHINERLGRAADGFEKTDLLLMTFGTAWVYRYKERGMIVANCHRFPAGDFERFCLTPEEIVGAYRLLIRQLREVNPKLRIVFTVSPIRHWKDGAHGNQLSKAVLLLAIDRLVQEFPEVYYFPAYEIVMDELRDYRFYGEDMLHISSLAVEYIWEKFKETWISPAIEPLMKRVDKLNKSLAHRPFSPESDAYRMFQQRLRQEIETLQQMNQSIDFTSVSSSGV from the coding sequence ATGGAATTTCGAACAAGGGTTGAGATAGAGACCGTACAGAGTAGGGTGGATTATGATTCCCGGATATGTATGCTGGGCTCGTGTTTTGCTGAGAACATAGGACAACGGTTGAAATATTATCGGTTTCGGACAGAGTTGAATCCTTGCGGAATTGTTTATAATCCGATGTCGGTAGCAAATGTTTTGAAGTTGATGCTGGAAAAGTATCGTTTTACCGAGAAAGACCTTTTGTATAATGCTGATAAATGGGTGAGTTTGTATCACCACGGTTGTTTTTCAGCTCCGACAAAAGAGTTGTGTCTTGAGCATATCAACGAGCGCTTGGGACGGGCGGCCGATGGGTTTGAGAAAACGGATTTATTATTGATGACTTTCGGTACCGCCTGGGTGTATCGATACAAAGAGAGGGGAATGATTGTCGCCAATTGTCATCGTTTTCCTGCGGGTGATTTCGAGCGTTTTTGCCTTACCCCTGAAGAGATTGTCGGTGCATATCGACTGCTGATACGGCAATTACGTGAAGTCAATCCGAAGTTGAGGATTGTTTTTACGGTAAGTCCGATACGGCATTGGAAGGATGGTGCACATGGCAATCAGTTGAGTAAAGCCGTACTTTTATTGGCAATAGATAGGCTGGTACAGGAGTTTCCTGAGGTGTATTATTTCCCTGCCTATGAAATCGTTATGGATGAATTGCGGGATTACCGTTTTTATGGGGAGGATATGTTGCATATATCGTCTTTGGCTGTGGAGTATATATGGGAGAAATTCAAGGAAACATGGATATCTCCGGCTATAGAACCTCTGATGAAACGGGTCGATAAATTGAATAAAAGTTTGGCCCACCGTCCTTTTTCGCCGGAAAGCGATGCTTACCGGATGTTTCAGCAACGGTTACGCCAAGAAATCGAAACGTTGCAACAAATGAATCAAAGTATTGATTTTACTTCGGTGTCTTCTTCCGGCGTTTGA